From the Deinococcus aetherius genome, the window GCCACCACGGCGCCACCCGGTCGCGGGGCCGCACGACCGCGCCCGCGATGACCTCGGCGGCCTCCCGGGGCGTGAGGGCGGGGGCGCGGCGGTAGAGCCCGCCTGCCGCGCTCATGCGGGTCCGCACGAGGGGCATATACACGCTGCTCACCCGGACGCCTCGCCCCCGCACCTCCGCCGCCACGGAGCGCAGCCACAGGTCGAAGCCCGCCTTGCTCCCCTGGTAGGAGGCCCAGCGCGGCGCGGCGGGGGCCTTCGCCGAGACGGTGGAGACGTTGACGATCTGGCCCCCGCCCTGCCCGACCATGCACGGCAGCAGCGCGAGGACCAGCGCCGCCGGGCCCGTGAGGTTGACGGCCAGCGACCGCTCCAGGTCCCGGCGTTCGAGCGATTGCAGGGCCGGGCGCCGGATCGACTTCCCCGCGTTGCTGACCACCACGTCGATGCGGGGGTGGAGGCGCTCCACCTCCTCGATCAGCGGGGCCACGTCCCCGGGGCGGGACAGGTCGAGCGGGTAGACGTGCGCGCGGCCCCCCGCCGCCCGGATGCCCTCCGCCACCGCCCGCAACTTCTCCTCGGTGCGGGCGAGCAGCAGCACCTCCGCCCCCGCCTCCGCGAACAGGCGCGCGGTCGCCTCCCCGATGCCGAAGGAGGCCCCGGTGATCAGCACCGTCTTCCCCTCCACGGCCCGCCGCAGCGTCCCCACGTCCCGGCAGCTCGGCGGCGAGAGCAGGAGGCGGGCGAGACCGGGCATCTTCCCCTGTCTACCACAGGCGCGGCGTCCGGCCCGCCGCACTTCAGGCGGAGCGCAGGGCCTCCGGGATGGGCTGGCGGCCCACGGCCCAGGCCACCGGCAGGGCGGCGAGCAGGCCGATGAGCGCGCCCACGAGGAGCACCGCCAGCAGCACGCCCGGAGTCATCACGGCGGCCCGCACCCCCAGGCCCCGCTCGGTCAGCACGCCGAGGCCACCCGCCAGCAGCCCTCCCGCGAGCGAGCCCGCGACCCCCCCGGCGCCCGCCAGCAGCACGCCGTCGAACACGATCAGTCCCGCCGCCCCGAGGGGCCGCAGTCCCAGAGCCCGCAGTCCCGCGAGTTCGGCGCGGCGCTCGTGGCCCGTCATCGTGAGGGTGGTCAGGACGCTCAGGAACCCCACGAGCAGGGCCACCCCGGCGAGGACCCGTTGCAGCACCTCCGCGCTGCCCAGCAGCCGCGCCAGAACCTCGCGGAACCCCTGCTGGGTCTGGACCTCGGCGTCCACGCGCTCCAGCAGGACCCGTTCCACCCGGGGCACGTCCTCCTCCTTGCCGACCTCCACGGCGACGAGGGAGATCAGCCCCGGAACCCGCAGCGCCCGCTGAAG encodes:
- a CDS encoding SDR family NAD(P)-dependent oxidoreductase: MPGLARLLLSPPSCRDVGTLRRAVEGKTVLITGASFGIGEATARLFAEAGAEVLLLARTEEKLRAVAEGIRAAGGRAHVYPLDLSRPGDVAPLIEEVERLHPRIDVVVSNAGKSIRRPALQSLERRDLERSLAVNLTGPAALVLALLPCMVGQGGGQIVNVSTVSAKAPAAPRWASYQGSKAGFDLWLRSVAAEVRGRGVRVSSVYMPLVRTRMSAAGGLYRRAPALTPREAAEVIAGAVVRPRDRVAPWWLAGQELAALLLPDLIDRVLGGLEDRERRRERGHSA